One genomic segment of Hevea brasiliensis isolate MT/VB/25A 57/8 chromosome 3, ASM3005281v1, whole genome shotgun sequence includes these proteins:
- the LOC110651298 gene encoding 60S ribosomal protein L34-like, which translates to MVQRLTYRKRHSNAAKSNQHRVVKTPGRKLVHPTTKNRASGPKCPVTGKRIQGIPHLTPAEYKRSRLARNRRTVNQTHGGLLSGGAVRERIIRAFLVEEQKIVKKVLKIQKAKEKQASRS; encoded by the coding sequence ATGGTTCAGAGACTGACATATCGGAAACGGCACAGTAATGCCGCCAAATCGAACCAGCACCGGGTCGTCAAAACCCCTGGAAGAAAATTGGTGCACCCGACCACAAAGAACAGAGCTAGTGGTCCGAAGTGCCCTGTTACTGGCAAGAGGATTCAAGGGATTCCGCACTTGACACCTGCTGAATATAAGAGGTCAAGATTGGCACGAAACAGGAGAACTGTGAACCAGACTCATGGTGGACTACTGTCCGGTGGCGCTGTTAGAGAAAGGATTATTCGAGCCTTTTTGGTTGAAGAACAAAAGATTGTGAAAAAGGTCTTGAAGATTCAAAAGGCAAAGGAAAAACAAGCCTCTAGAAGTTAA